A region from the Stygiolobus caldivivus genome encodes:
- a CDS encoding ArsR/SmtB family transcription factor, with product MSITKVDELLTLPGWETRKKIIDSLQEGPKTAYELSKELNINYSTARYHLELLQKFGLVNIRKGRKYYYELTKNAKLLLRDY from the coding sequence ATGAGCATCACAAAAGTAGATGAACTCTTAACACTACCCGGCTGGGAAACAAGGAAGAAAATAATAGATAGCTTGCAAGAAGGACCAAAAACCGCCTATGAACTTTCTAAAGAGCTAAACATAAACTATTCTACAGCAAGATATCACCTCGAATTATTGCAAAAATTTGGTCTAGTAAATATTAGAAAAGGCAGGAAATATTACTATGAGCTTACCAAAAACGCAAAGCTGCTCTTAAGAGATTATTAA
- a CDS encoding 4a-hydroxytetrahydrobiopterin dehydratase — protein MRKLDRKEIDVFLSQSSGWSLKENKLEKVFLFKDFKQSVEFITKIQPIADSMNHHPDVCIYYNKVVVQLTTHDVGGITDLDVELAKKIDSVKL, from the coding sequence ATGAGAAAACTCGATAGAAAAGAAATCGATGTTTTTTTATCACAATCTTCTGGTTGGAGCCTAAAAGAAAATAAGCTAGAGAAAGTATTTCTTTTTAAGGACTTCAAGCAGTCTGTAGAGTTTATAACAAAGATTCAGCCTATTGCGGATTCCATGAACCACCACCCCGACGTATGCATATACTACAACAAAGTAGTTGTCCAACTTACTACGCATGATGTAGGAGGAATAACAGACCTAGATGTAGAGCTTGCTAAGAAGATAGACAGCGTTAAGTTATAA
- a CDS encoding nitrilase-related carbon-nitrogen hydrolase translates to MGLKIELAQIKPKLGDVPYNLDKHIEIIQTSSADCIIFPELSLTGYVLRDLVFDVYKESEKAVHKLLDNKGKKCVIAGLVKEVRPGILRNSVVILTDEKTNYIYKFYLPTYGLFEERRYFQAGDPRTDLIVNEYKGYKFGVVICEDAWHYEPIEALALMGADLIFVPAASPMRRLSRSLVIKDQWEALLKAHSIINGIWSIFVNTVGSQEEEFFWGGSMVISPLGEIITSAKLFEEDRVITEINLDEVRKNRFFSSFREHLQGFHEVLHKL, encoded by the coding sequence ATGGGGTTAAAAATAGAACTTGCACAGATAAAACCGAAGTTAGGTGATGTCCCTTATAACTTAGATAAACACATAGAAATAATACAAACCTCATCCGCTGACTGTATTATATTCCCGGAATTGTCACTTACTGGCTACGTGTTGAGAGATTTAGTATTTGACGTGTATAAAGAAAGTGAAAAAGCAGTACATAAACTACTTGATAATAAGGGAAAAAAGTGTGTAATTGCAGGATTAGTAAAAGAAGTTAGACCTGGCATTCTAAGAAATAGCGTAGTAATTTTAACTGATGAAAAAACAAATTACATTTACAAGTTCTATCTGCCTACTTATGGGCTTTTCGAAGAAAGGAGATATTTCCAAGCAGGTGACCCAAGGACAGACCTTATTGTTAATGAATATAAGGGATATAAGTTTGGGGTAGTTATCTGTGAAGACGCATGGCACTACGAACCAATAGAAGCCCTTGCTCTAATGGGTGCGGATCTGATATTTGTACCTGCAGCTTCGCCTATGAGAAGACTTTCTAGGAGTTTAGTAATTAAAGACCAGTGGGAAGCTCTATTAAAAGCGCACTCTATTATAAACGGTATCTGGAGTATCTTTGTAAATACTGTAGGAAGCCAGGAAGAGGAGTTCTTTTGGGGCGGTTCTATGGTTATTTCTCCATTAGGTGAAATTATTACTTCAGCAAAATTATTCGAAGAGGATAGAGTTATTACCGAAATAAATTTAGACGAAGTGAGAAAAAATAGATTTTTCAGCAGTTTCAGAGAACATTTACAAGGCTTCCACGAGGTTTTACATAAGCTATAA